The following are encoded together in the Erpetoichthys calabaricus chromosome 16, fErpCal1.3, whole genome shotgun sequence genome:
- the fam98b gene encoding protein FAM98B translates to MESDILDILEQLGYTGPLLDEQALGTAAEEGFSSEEYVNLCVWLTSELKVMCKLEESITAAPGDLESLQLEFSGLLKEMACPYQALLSGDIKNRLATKEDCLKLILYLSSELQAVRILQTRPQLNCSAEEKNEAFADLKNICKALVLPEPNNLKTADLFCNIDAKIRELLAKAPKNHIGAPLLKAVISPDQWVKLTEVNKVLCKEYECRRRMLIKRLDVTVQSFSWSERAQKQTDSMAKAYQPKRHALSAKSVIGLPFLLAAREDLSKIIKTSSGLSRQKTACAINKVLMGRVPDRGGRPSEIEAPPPEMPPWQKRKDDGGRGGWGGRGGGRGGGGGGGGGGGGRGGGGWGGGGSGGGWGGGGGWGGGGGGGGWGAGGGGGGGWGGGGSGGNKGGGGWGGGGFRGGGRGGYNSYR, encoded by the exons ATGGAAAGCGATATTTTAGACATATTAGAACAGCTCGG GTACACGGGACCTCTATTAGATGAGCAAGCACTTGGCACGGCGGCTGAAGAAGGCTTTTCCTCCGAGGAGTATGTGAACCTGTGCGTGTGGCTGACATCGGAGCTGAAAGTGATGTGCAAGTTGGAGGAGAGCATCACTGCAGCGCCTG GTGACTTGGAGAGTTTACAACTGGAATTCAGTGGCCTCCTTAAGGAAATGGCATGTCCATATCAAGCTCTCCTGTCTGGAGATATTAAAAACAGACTCGCAACTAAGGAGGATTGCCTTAAATTGATCT TGTATTTAAGTTCAGAGCTTCAGGCCGTTAGAATTTTACAGACTAGACCTCAACTCAACTGTTcagctgaagagaaaaatgaagCCTTTGCAGATTTAAAAAACATCTGCAAAGCTCTTGTGCTGCCGGAacctaataatttaaaaacagcagaCTTATTTTGCAACATTGATGCCAAG atAAGAGAACTTCTTGCAAAAGCTCCCAAGAATCATATAGGAGCACCACTGCTGAAGGCAGTGATAAGTCCTGATCAATGG GTAAAACTGACAGAAGTAAATAAAGTACTCTGCAAAGAATATGAGTGTCGTAGAAGAATGTTGATCAAACGATTGGATGTTACAGTGCAGTCATTCAGCTGGTCGGAGAGGGCGCAG AAACAGACAGACAGCATGGCAAAGGCTTACCAGCCAAAAAGACATGCATTATCTGCAAAGTCAGTTATTGGATTGCCATTTCTGCTTGCGGCACGGGAAGACCTTTCCAAAATTATAAAGACAAGCAGTGGATTGTCTCGGCAAAAAACGGCATGTGCCATTAACAAG GTACTAATGGGTAGAGTTCCAGACCGAGGTGGCCGACCATCAGAGATTGAAGCACCTCCTCCTGAAATGCCACCATGGCAAAAACGGAAGGATGATGGAGGACGAGGCGGATGGGGTGGaaggggaggaggaagaggaggaggaggaggaggtggtggtggtggtggaggaagaggtggaggaggTTGGGGtggaggaggaagtggaggaggttGGGGTGGAGGAGGCGGTTGGGGTGgtgggggaggaggaggaggttggggtGCTGGCGGAGGTGGAGGAGGTGGTTGGGGAGGAGGTGGGAGTGGTGGAAATAAAGGAGGCGGTGGCTGGGGTGGAGGGGGATTTCGAGGTGGTGGAAGGGGTGGATATAACTCTTACAGATGA